A stretch of Abyssogena phaseoliformis symbiont OG214 DNA encodes these proteins:
- a CDS encoding thymidylate synthase — protein MKQYLDFLRLVKNTGINKTDRTGTGTTSLFGHQMRFDLSKGFPLVTTKRVHLLSVVHELLWFLSGNTNIKYLQENGVRIWNEWADENGDLGPVYGAQWRNWKNARGESIDQIMQVVAQIKSTPGSRRIIVSAWNVGELENMVLPPCHVFFQFYVADGKLSCQLYQRSADIFLGVPFNIASYALLTHMMAQQCDLEVGDFIWSGGDCHIYSNHAEQVETQLSRSPKALATLKIKRKPESIFDYSFEDFEFINYVFDAPIKAPVAI, from the coding sequence GTGAAACAATACTTAGATTTTTTAAGACTGGTTAAAAATACTGGCATCAACAAAACTGACAGAACAGGCACAGGAACAACCAGCTTGTTTGGACACCAAATGCGTTTTGATTTATCTAAGGGTTTTCCACTTGTCACTACCAAGCGTGTACATTTGCTTTCGGTTGTGCACGAATTGCTGTGGTTTCTTAGTGGCAATACTAACATTAAATATTTACAAGAAAATGGCGTGCGAATTTGGAATGAATGGGCGGATGAGAATGGGGATTTAGGTCCAGTTTACGGCGCACAGTGGCGTAATTGGAAAAATGCTAGAGGTGAAAGTATTGATCAAATCATGCAAGTGGTGGCACAAATCAAAAGCACACCAGGTTCTCGTAGAATTATTGTTTCAGCTTGGAATGTTGGTGAATTAGAAAATATGGTATTACCGCCTTGTCATGTATTTTTTCAGTTTTACGTGGCTGATGGAAAACTATCTTGCCAGTTGTACCAAAGAAGTGCAGATATTTTTCTTGGTGTGCCATTTAATATTGCATCATATGCATTATTAACGCATATGATGGCGCAACAGTGTGATTTGGAAGTGGGTGATTTTATTTGGAGTGGTGGTGATTGTCATATTTATTCCAATCATGCCGAGCAAGTAGAAACACAATTATCCCGTAGCCCAAAAGCACTAGCAACCCTTAAAATAAAGCGCAAACCTGAGAGTATTTTTGATTATAGTTTTGAGGATTTTGAGTTTATAAATTACGTATTTGACGCACCCATTAAAGCACCAGTCGCCATTTAA
- a CDS encoding ArsR/SmtB family transcription factor encodes MSEIALLEKEEDIEKATRALKAMAHPLRLKILCALKNDELPVLEIVKKVGSSQSNISQHIDILRTKNIVESRRDGNKILCKVKDAKVLKLVSNIQAVFCCE; translated from the coding sequence ATGAGCGAAATAGCTTTATTAGAAAAAGAAGAAGATATTGAAAAAGCAACAAGAGCTTTAAAAGCAATGGCACACCCGCTACGTTTAAAGATTTTATGCGCACTAAAAAATGACGAATTACCCGTATTAGAAATTGTAAAAAAAGTGGGCTCTTCACAATCTAATATTTCACAACATATTGACATCCTTAGAACCAAAAATATTGTCGAATCTCGGCGTGATGGCAATAAAATACTATGCAAAGTTAAAGACGCAAAGGTTCTAAAACTGGTGTCTAATATACAAGCAGTGTTCTGTTGTGAATAA
- the lgt gene encoding prolipoprotein diacylglyceryl transferase, protein MTYPIINPIALDLGFVQIYWYGLMYLMAFLAAYLLANYRAKQLNNWHTQQIEDLIFYGAIGVVAGGRLGYMLFYNLPNFLSDPLLIFAIQEGGMSFHGGFLGVLLAMVLFNRKYNKTFFTTMDFVAPLVPLGLGFGRLGNFINSELWGKITTSPFGMYIEQQGVSRYPSQLFEAFLEGLILFIILWVFSNKLRPSISISALFLIFYGLFRFIIEFVRVPDVQLGYLTFGWLTMGQLLSLPMIAFGIMLLRKAYLKKEVM, encoded by the coding sequence ATGACTTATCCAATCATTAATCCAATTGCACTAGATTTAGGTTTTGTACAAATCTATTGGTATGGGTTGATGTATTTGATGGCTTTTTTAGCTGCTTATTTATTGGCGAATTATCGCGCCAAGCAACTCAATAACTGGCATACGCAACAAATTGAAGATTTAATTTTTTATGGTGCAATTGGTGTGGTTGCTGGTGGTCGTTTGGGCTATATGTTGTTTTACAATTTGCCAAATTTTTTATCCGATCCTTTGTTAATTTTTGCCATTCAAGAAGGTGGCATGTCTTTTCACGGTGGTTTTTTAGGTGTGTTGTTGGCGATGGTTTTGTTTAATCGAAAATATAACAAAACTTTTTTTACCACAATGGATTTTGTTGCACCACTTGTGCCATTAGGATTGGGTTTTGGCAGATTGGGTAATTTTATCAACAGTGAACTTTGGGGCAAAATAACCACCAGCCCATTTGGTATGTACATTGAACAGCAAGGGGTAAGTCGATATCCATCACAATTGTTTGAAGCGTTTTTAGAAGGTTTAATTTTATTTATTATTCTTTGGGTGTTTAGCAACAAGTTGCGCCCGTCCATATCAATTTCAGCATTATTTTTGATTTTCTATGGCTTGTTTAGATTTATAATTGAATTTGTTCGAGTGCCAGATGTGCAGCTGGGTTATTTGACTTTTGGTTGGCTTACTATGGGACAATTGCTAAGTCTACCAATGATAGCGTTTGGTATTATGCTATTGCGAAAAGCATATCTTAAAAAGGAGGTAATGTGA
- a CDS encoding ParB/RepB/Spo0J family partition protein — MAKISKLGRGLDILLGQVPSTSDQANSENNLKMLNIAWLQRGKFQPRDDIDPDTLNELASSITSQGVIQPLVVRKVGYDKYEIIAGERRWRAAKIAGLNEVPVIIRKIDDQVALAIGLIENIQRESLTPLEEAKALQQLIEDFKMTHEKVSSVVGRSRSTVSNLIRLLQLNDAVKQLLSSGDIEMGHARALLSLTKEQQLDVANQVIKKSLSVRQTEELVKKALNPIPKKSTSIEPRILELMQTLSKKLASKTEIKPNGNQWMS, encoded by the coding sequence ATGGCAAAAATTTCAAAACTAGGGCGTGGGTTGGACATATTATTAGGGCAAGTCCCTTCTACAAGTGATCAAGCTAATTCCGAAAATAACTTAAAAATGTTAAATATTGCTTGGTTGCAACGAGGAAAATTCCAACCTAGAGACGACATTGACCCCGACACGCTAAATGAATTGGCCAGTTCTATTACTTCACAAGGTGTCATTCAGCCATTAGTTGTACGTAAAGTAGGCTATGATAAATATGAAATTATTGCTGGTGAGCGGCGTTGGCGAGCGGCAAAAATTGCCGGTTTAAATGAAGTACCCGTTATCATTCGTAAAATTGATGATCAAGTAGCACTTGCCATTGGTCTGATTGAAAACATTCAACGCGAATCTTTAACGCCGCTTGAAGAAGCAAAAGCGCTACAACAACTTATTGAAGATTTCAAAATGACCCATGAAAAAGTTTCCAGTGTCGTTGGCCGCTCTCGCTCTACAGTAAGTAATTTAATTCGCCTATTACAACTTAACGATGCTGTTAAACAACTGCTTAGCAGTGGTGATATAGAAATGGGTCATGCGCGAGCTCTTTTGTCACTGACAAAAGAGCAGCAACTTGATGTGGCCAATCAGGTTATTAAAAAATCTTTATCTGTTCGTCAAACTGAAGAATTGGTCAAAAAAGCGCTTAACCCAATCCCTAAAAAATCAACCTCAATTGAGCCGCGTATTTTAGAGCTGATGCAAACTTTAAGTAAAAAGCTAGCCTCAAAAACTGAAATTAAACCAAATGGCAATCAATGGATGAGTTAA
- a CDS encoding thioredoxin fold domain-containing protein — translation MDAKVVDEVPNWFKASFMDFSEDLEEAANNNKHVMTYFHQNSCPYCSKLVEDNFHNASLVAKLQKDFDVIETNM, via the coding sequence TTGGATGCCAAGGTCGTTGACGAGGTGCCTAATTGGTTTAAAGCGTCTTTTATGGATTTTTCTGAAGACTTGGAAGAGGCAGCAAACAATAACAAACATGTGATGACTTACTTTCATCAAAATAGCTGTCCTTATTGCTCTAAATTAGTTGAAGATAATTTTCATAATGCCTCTTTAGTCGCCAAACTACAAAAAGATTTTGACGTTATTGAAACGAATATGTAG
- a CDS encoding S41 family peptidase: MTFLNFFKYSLFLTLFYTLFGIYTPALAKSDAEKQKIEAFFKDLEMFTAVFSNIKQLYVDDVDNKKLFNHAIKGMVSGLDPHSGYLEPKEQKNLLESASGKFGGLGIVIGMKDEAIQVISPIDDTPAYRAGIQAGDLIVKIGDKPVRGMALEDGVELMRGKAGTDIQITIVRKNKKPFIVNITREIITIISVKGYLLEKNIGYIRISSFQNPTAKLLKQTFNDLVEENNAQLSSLILDLRNNPGGVLNGAVDVSNLFLDKKGLVVYTKGRIPSSNLKFKTKSNDIMQGLPIVVLINEGSASASEIVAGALQDHKRAIIMGSTSFGKGSVQTILELQKGYGLKLTTARYYTPNGRSIQAKGIVPDIELKNISLENEAEKSVIETKEKDLDGHLEIEDPSKLSSKEILSAQEKNKTKQNKTTIEKLKKDYFVHEATNLLKALTVLNSQ; this comes from the coding sequence ATGACTTTCTTGAACTTTTTTAAATATTCACTATTTTTAACGCTTTTTTATACACTTTTTGGCATTTATACACCCGCATTAGCGAAAAGCGATGCTGAAAAACAAAAAATAGAAGCTTTTTTCAAAGACCTTGAAATGTTCACAGCTGTTTTTAGCAATATTAAACAGCTGTACGTTGATGATGTTGACAATAAAAAACTATTTAATCATGCTATAAAAGGTATGGTCAGTGGGTTAGACCCGCATTCAGGCTATCTTGAACCTAAAGAACAAAAAAACCTACTCGAAAGCGCCTCGGGAAAATTTGGCGGTCTTGGTATTGTTATTGGCATGAAAGACGAGGCCATTCAAGTGATTTCTCCTATTGACGATACACCTGCCTATAGAGCCGGTATTCAAGCAGGCGATTTAATTGTGAAAATTGGTGATAAGCCAGTACGTGGCATGGCTTTAGAGGATGGTGTTGAGTTAATGCGTGGCAAAGCGGGTACTGACATCCAAATTACCATTGTACGTAAAAATAAGAAACCATTTATTGTTAACATTACTAGAGAAATTATTACCATTATCTCGGTTAAAGGCTATTTACTGGAAAAAAATATTGGCTATATACGTATCTCTAGCTTTCAAAATCCAACAGCAAAACTACTCAAACAGACTTTTAATGATTTGGTTGAAGAAAACAATGCCCAACTTAGCTCATTAATTCTTGATTTGAGAAACAATCCAGGCGGTGTTTTGAATGGCGCAGTTGATGTATCAAATTTATTTCTTGACAAGAAAGGACTGGTGGTTTACACCAAAGGCAGGATTCCAAGCTCAAATCTTAAATTCAAAACAAAATCAAATGACATCATGCAAGGATTACCTATTGTTGTACTAATCAATGAAGGCTCAGCTTCTGCATCAGAAATTGTTGCAGGTGCATTGCAAGACCATAAACGTGCCATTATTATGGGCAGTACTTCGTTTGGAAAAGGCTCGGTGCAAACTATTCTTGAGCTTCAAAAAGGCTATGGACTTAAACTTACAACTGCCAGATATTACACACCAAATGGGCGCTCTATTCAAGCCAAAGGTATTGTTCCTGATATTGAACTAAAAAACATTAGTTTAGAAAATGAAGCAGAAAAATCAGTGATTGAGACTAAGGAAAAAGACCTTGATGGTCACTTAGAAATTGAGGATCCTTCTAAACTGTCTTCTAAAGAAATACTAAGCGCCCAAGAAAAAAACAAAACAAAACAAAATAAAACAACCATTGAAAAATTAAAAAAAGATTATTTTGTGCACGAAGCCACAAATCTATTAAAAGCTTTAACAGTTTTAAACAGCCAATAA
- a CDS encoding ABC transporter substrate-binding protein: MRRLNVILLALMMFTSLSAFAERVTQDNGPVQAIQTAIVKLNQLTTMVYSPKMLNFFVEKEIAPLFDFNHIASEVLLVTNNRLGEEETKFFVNRLKNNMMSTLLARLSQVNSTSFQFISARPMMDSSIAVQLKVNGYISFGGIYLDLLFHQNEDKQWQVFDIVLNNDSLINYYQKMVLIKVRRYGIYGMLGRL, translated from the coding sequence ATGAGAAGATTAAATGTAATTTTGTTAGCTTTAATGATGTTTACCTCATTAAGCGCTTTTGCGGAAAGAGTAACACAAGACAATGGCCCAGTTCAGGCAATACAAACAGCGATTGTAAAGCTTAATCAGTTAACAACCATGGTATATTCGCCAAAAATGCTTAATTTTTTCGTCGAAAAAGAAATTGCACCATTGTTTGACTTTAACCACATTGCCAGTGAAGTTTTGCTAGTGACCAATAATCGCTTGGGCGAAGAAGAGACCAAGTTTTTTGTCAACAGGTTGAAAAACAATATGATGAGCACTCTATTAGCAAGATTGTCTCAAGTAAACTCTACCTCGTTTCAATTTATATCTGCTCGGCCAATGATGGACAGCTCAATTGCAGTACAACTTAAAGTCAATGGGTATATTTCATTTGGCGGTATTTATCTTGATTTGTTATTTCATCAAAACGAGGATAAACAATGGCAAGTTTTTGATATTGTGCTTAATAATGACAGCCTGATTAACTATTATCAAAAGATGGTATTAATCAAAGTTAGGCGATATGGCATTTATGGCATGTTGGGTAGACTTTAA
- the hisC gene encoding histidinol-phosphate transaminase, translating to MSVCPAIKSLKPYQGGKPVSELYRELELEHIVKLASNENPLGVGPRVQKAVQQAITEINRYPDGNGFELKQAIGEHLNVDISCVTLGNGSNDILELVARAYVCHVDDEVVFSEYAFVVYPLVTQALGAKAVVTKSKNFGYDLDAMFAAISDKTKLVFIANPNNPTGTLLSNKAIFQFLKQVQKSVVVVLDQAYFEYLDVEDRAIEWLKEFDNLIITRTFSKAYALAGLRVGYSVSSAKIADYLNRIRQPFNVNHIAQIAAISALADDSFLTRSILANKNGLIQLSKGLDELQLSYIKSFANFIALKVDDAADIYQKLLTKGFIVRPVEMENYLRVSIGTLKENNDFLEALKSVL from the coding sequence ATGAGTGTTTGTCCAGCGATAAAGTCTTTAAAACCTTACCAAGGTGGCAAACCCGTTTCTGAATTATATCGTGAACTAGAGCTAGAACATATTGTTAAGCTTGCCAGTAATGAAAACCCTTTGGGTGTTGGGCCTAGAGTTCAAAAAGCCGTGCAACAAGCCATTACTGAGATTAACAGATATCCTGATGGTAATGGCTTTGAACTAAAACAAGCAATTGGTGAGCATTTGAACGTTGACATTAGTTGTGTTACATTGGGTAACGGCTCAAATGATATTTTAGAACTAGTGGCTAGGGCTTATGTTTGCCACGTTGATGATGAAGTGGTGTTTTCAGAGTATGCATTTGTGGTTTACCCTTTAGTGACTCAAGCGCTTGGTGCAAAGGCAGTGGTGACAAAATCTAAGAATTTTGGATATGATTTGGATGCAATGTTTGCGGCAATCAGTGACAAAACCAAACTTGTTTTCATTGCCAATCCAAACAATCCAACAGGTACACTTTTAAGTAATAAAGCTATTTTTCAGTTTTTAAAGCAAGTGCAAAAATCAGTTGTTGTGGTATTAGACCAGGCTTATTTTGAATATTTAGATGTTGAAGATAGGGCCATTGAATGGCTAAAAGAATTTGATAATTTAATCATTACTCGCACTTTTTCTAAAGCTTATGCTTTAGCAGGATTAAGGGTAGGCTATAGCGTATCAAGTGCTAAGATAGCTGATTATTTAAACCGTATTCGTCAGCCATTTAATGTCAATCACATTGCGCAAATAGCCGCCATATCAGCATTGGCTGATGATTCTTTTTTAACAAGGTCAATACTTGCTAATAAAAATGGCTTAATTCAGTTATCAAAAGGATTGGATGAATTACAACTTTCTTATATCAAGTCTTTTGCAAATTTTATTGCACTAAAGGTTGATGATGCAGCCGATATTTATCAAAAATTATTGACAAAGGGTTTTATTGTACGACCAGTGGAGATGGAGAATTATTTAAGAGTGTCTATTGGCACATTAAAAGAAAACAATGACTTCTTAGAGGCGTTAAAATCAGTCTTATGA
- a CDS encoding prephenate dehydrogenase, with protein MIDKICIIGVGLIGGSFAVGLKQAGQVKTIVGFSRQESHLKKAQEMGVIDAYSLDIAQALKQVQMVIIATPVNSFQTILELIKPHIDESVIISDVGSTKGSVIKIAKLVFGQMPVRFIPAHPIAGKEKSGIEAVDAQLFNHKRVILTPEKNADAQAVDILSSLWRSLGAKVEIMSDKNHDDLLAMTSHLPHMLVYGLMDYLISNNPDACRYAAGGFKDFSRIASSDALMWRDICINNPKEIVKHIEGYQQTLEKISNLIKNNQAQALENLFQEAKSARDNWLDG; from the coding sequence ATGATAGATAAAATTTGTATTATTGGGGTTGGGTTAATTGGCGGCTCCTTTGCAGTTGGATTAAAGCAGGCGGGTCAAGTGAAAACTATTGTTGGTTTTTCTAGACAGGAGTCGCATCTTAAAAAGGCACAAGAAATGGGTGTTATTGATGCGTATAGTTTAGATATTGCTCAGGCTTTAAAACAAGTGCAAATGGTTATTATTGCAACGCCAGTAAATAGCTTTCAAACCATTTTAGAATTGATTAAGCCCCATATTGATGAATCGGTTATTATTTCTGATGTGGGTAGTACCAAGGGTAGTGTGATAAAAATTGCCAAATTGGTATTTGGTCAAATGCCAGTAAGGTTTATTCCAGCCCATCCAATTGCTGGCAAGGAAAAAAGTGGCATTGAGGCGGTTGATGCTCAATTGTTTAACCATAAGCGTGTTATTTTAACGCCAGAAAAAAATGCAGATGCTCAAGCGGTGGATATATTAAGTAGTCTGTGGCGTTCACTTGGCGCTAAAGTAGAGATTATGAGTGATAAAAATCACGATGATTTACTAGCCATGACCTCTCATTTGCCACATATGTTAGTGTATGGATTGATGGATTATTTAATCAGCAACAACCCAGATGCTTGTCGTTATGCAGCGGGTGGATTTAAGGATTTTTCACGCATTGCCTCATCAGATGCGCTTATGTGGCGCGATATTTGCATTAATAACCCTAAGGAAATTGTGAAGCACATTGAGGGCTATCAACAAACATTAGAAAAAATATCAAACTTAATTAAAAATAATCAAGCACAAGCACTTGAAAATCTTTTTCAAGAGGCTAAATCTGCACGAGACAATTGGTTGGATGGTTAA
- the lepB gene encoding signal peptidase I produces the protein MTIENASPFFAWDVSSFLALFLALAFIIVVIDQLFFNHTQMPVTDKEQKPILGRFIYFSLFLRFNKSEKYLNRPKIVQWSAEFFPVLLLVFALRGFVIEPFRIPSNSMMPTLLTGDFILVSKFDYGVSIPILNKKIIEFSKPERGDVVVFRYPNYEKKSKYQGADFIKRVIGIPGDKIIYRADSLYVNGVKINNKNIGAYQGVESGSTMTGFKHKRELLDNNPHNILLDPNQHSKSVKLTVPEEHYFVMGDNRARSSDSRFWGFVPESYIIGKAFGIWMHWDKSLKLDRIGGFD, from the coding sequence ATGACAATTGAAAACGCTTCACCTTTTTTTGCATGGGATGTTTCTTCATTTTTGGCTTTATTTCTAGCATTGGCTTTTATTATTGTGGTTATTGATCAATTATTTTTTAATCACACGCAAATGCCAGTTACAGATAAAGAGCAAAAACCAATTCTGGGGAGGTTTATTTACTTTTCTTTATTTTTGCGTTTTAATAAATCTGAAAAATATTTAAATCGTCCTAAAATAGTACAGTGGTCAGCTGAATTTTTCCCAGTATTGTTATTAGTGTTTGCACTTCGAGGTTTTGTTATTGAACCGTTTAGAATTCCTTCAAATTCAATGATGCCAACTTTATTAACAGGCGATTTTATTTTGGTATCAAAGTTTGATTATGGCGTTAGTATTCCAATTTTAAATAAAAAAATAATCGAGTTTTCAAAGCCTGAAAGAGGCGATGTTGTTGTATTTAGGTATCCTAATTATGAAAAAAAATCAAAATATCAGGGCGCTGATTTTATTAAGCGTGTCATTGGTATTCCGGGCGATAAGATAATTTACCGTGCGGATAGCTTGTATGTGAATGGTGTAAAAATTAACAATAAAAATATTGGTGCGTATCAAGGCGTTGAGTCGGGCTCAACCATGACAGGCTTTAAGCATAAGCGTGAATTATTAGACAATAACCCGCATAATATTTTGCTAGATCCAAATCAACACTCCAAAAGTGTAAAACTAACCGTACCAGAAGAGCATTACTTTGTGATGGGTGATAATCGTGCTCGTAGTAGTGATTCTCGTTTTTGGGGTTTTGTGCCAGAATCATATATTATTGGCAAAGCATTTGGCATCTGGATGCACTGGGATAAGTCTTTAAAGCTTGATAGAATTGGTGGCTTTGATTAG
- a CDS encoding TusE/DsrC/DsvC family sulfur relay protein — MALADLERDDHGYLKDLNEWNEDVARELAEEEGVNLTDDSFKLINFLRGEYINNNANQPNERNMVKGLKDDWKGKLSTKELYALFPKGPAKQAGKIAGLPETKRKGGY, encoded by the coding sequence ATGGCGCTAGCTGATTTAGAAAGAGATGATCACGGGTACCTAAAAGATCTTAATGAATGGAATGAAGACGTTGCTCGTGAGTTAGCAGAAGAAGAAGGTGTCAACTTAACAGATGACAGCTTTAAATTGATTAATTTTTTACGTGGTGAATATATCAATAACAACGCCAACCAGCCTAACGAGCGCAATATGGTCAAAGGCTTAAAGGATGACTGGAAAGGTAAATTAAGTACTAAAGAGTTATACGCATTATTTCCAAAAGGCCCTGCCAAGCAAGCGGGTAAAATTGCTGGACTGCCTGAAACTAAACGCAAAGGCGGTTATTAA
- the aroA gene encoding 3-phosphoshikimate 1-carboxyvinyltransferase, protein MSKFVAKPTNSLSGRLKIPGDKSISHRSIMLGSLANGITKISGFLEGEDALSTLKAFQAMGVKIERNGDKVTIYGVGLNGLKKPLAPLDLGNSGTSIRLISGILAAQTFDSELCGDESLSKRPMSRVINPLTKMGAVIESNDGKLPLKIKGGQVLKGIHYDLPVASAQVKSCVLLAGLYAQGETCIKESAPTRDHTERMLKGLDYKVSVNKNKICLTGGAQLSTFAIQVPSDISSAAFFMVAASIAPKADITLIGVNINPTRTGVIDILKLMGANLSLSNEREIGGELLADIRIQSARLKGTRIPENLVPLAIDELPVIFIAASCAKGETILTGAKELRVKESDRIQVMADGLSILGIENEVLEDGIKIQGGVFSKPSIAIKSHHDHRISMSFAVASLRCQYAIEIEGVDNVKTSFPNFVELANQIGMNINLVNS, encoded by the coding sequence ATGAGTAAATTTGTTGCAAAGCCAACCAATTCATTGTCTGGTCGTTTAAAAATTCCTGGCGATAAATCAATTTCCCATCGAAGTATTATGCTAGGCTCCTTGGCTAATGGCATTACTAAAATCAGTGGTTTTTTAGAAGGAGAGGATGCGCTATCAACGTTAAAAGCCTTTCAAGCCATGGGGGTTAAAATTGAGCGTAATGGTGATAAGGTTACTATTTATGGCGTGGGTCTTAATGGGCTAAAAAAACCTTTAGCGCCACTTGATTTAGGCAATTCTGGCACCTCCATTCGTTTAATATCTGGTATATTAGCAGCGCAAACATTTGATAGTGAATTATGTGGCGATGAGTCACTTTCAAAGCGTCCGATGAGTAGGGTTATTAATCCTTTAACCAAAATGGGTGCGGTGATTGAAAGTAATGATGGTAAATTACCCCTTAAAATTAAAGGTGGGCAAGTGCTAAAAGGCATTCATTATGATTTGCCAGTGGCTTCAGCGCAAGTAAAGTCTTGTGTGCTTTTAGCGGGTTTATATGCACAAGGTGAAACTTGCATTAAAGAGTCAGCACCCACACGAGATCATACTGAGCGCATGTTAAAAGGCTTGGATTACAAGGTGAGTGTTAATAAAAATAAAATATGTTTAACAGGTGGTGCTCAGTTAAGCACTTTTGCAATACAAGTGCCAAGTGATATATCATCAGCTGCATTTTTTATGGTAGCTGCATCAATTGCACCAAAAGCAGATATAACCCTTATTGGTGTTAATATTAACCCAACACGAACAGGTGTTATTGATATTTTGAAGTTAATGGGCGCCAATTTAAGCTTGTCAAATGAGCGTGAGATTGGTGGAGAGCTGTTAGCCGATATTCGCATTCAATCAGCGCGACTAAAAGGTACCCGCATCCCTGAAAATTTAGTACCACTAGCCATTGATGAACTTCCTGTTATTTTTATTGCAGCCAGCTGTGCTAAGGGTGAAACCATACTGACTGGTGCCAAAGAACTAAGAGTCAAGGAATCTGATCGTATTCAAGTGATGGCAGATGGTTTGAGCATTCTTGGTATTGAAAATGAAGTGCTTGAGGATGGCATTAAAATTCAAGGTGGTGTTTTTTCAAAACCCAGCATTGCGATTAAATCTCACCACGACCACCGAATTTCTATGTCATTTGCCGTTGCCTCTCTAAGATGTCAGTACGCTATTGAAATTGAAGGTGTGGATAATGTTAAAACTTCATTTCCTAATTTTGTTGAACTTGCAAATCAAATAGGAATGAATATTAATTTAGTTAATTCATAA
- a CDS encoding ParA family protein encodes MAITLSVANQKGGVGKTTTVINLSIYGIKSH; translated from the coding sequence ATGGCAATTACACTTTCTGTTGCAAATCAAAAAGGTGGCGTTGGCAAGACAACAACAGTGATCAATCTAAGTATATATGGCATTAAAAGCCATTAA
- a CDS encoding AAA family ATPase, translating to MALKAIKKRVLLVDIDPQGNATMGCGVDKYNLNYSIFELLLDECSIDKAIIHVDESGIDVLGSNTDLVAAEVTLLRKDNSEYKLKKAIAKISAEYDYIIIDCPPSLNMLTINAFTASDGIIIPMQCEYYALEGLSALIQTIDKIRSTTNPNLEITGLIRTMFDIRNNLSNEVSIQLLQYFSHKVFKTIILRNVKLAEAPSFGQDVISYARLSKGGNFLYLFSQ from the coding sequence ATGGCATTAAAAGCCATTAAAAAGCGCGTATTACTTGTTGATATTGATCCTCAAGGCAATGCAACGATGGGTTGTGGCGTAGATAAATACAACCTTAATTATTCTATTTTCGAGTTGTTATTAGATGAATGTAGTATTGACAAAGCCATTATTCATGTTGATGAATCTGGTATAGATGTGTTGGGTTCAAACACCGACCTTGTCGCCGCTGAAGTTACTTTGTTACGTAAAGATAATTCTGAATATAAACTCAAAAAAGCAATTGCTAAAATTAGTGCTGAGTACGACTATATTATTATTGACTGCCCACCCTCGCTTAATATGCTAACCATTAATGCTTTTACCGCATCAGATGGTATTATCATCCCAATGCAGTGTGAGTACTACGCATTAGAAGGCTTGAGTGCATTAATACAAACAATTGATAAAATTAGATCAACCACCAATCCTAACTTGGAGATTACAGGTTTAATACGCACAATGTTTGATATAAGGAACAACCTATCCAATGAAGTATCTATTCAGCTGCTTCAATATTTTTCACACAAAGTCTTTAAAACAATCATCCTTAGAAATGTAAAATTAGCAGAAGCGCCGAGTTTTGGACAAGATGTGATTAGCTATGCAAGATTATCCAAAGGGGGCAATTTCTTATATCTCTTTAGCCAGTGA